The DNA region ATTAACAGGGTATTGTTAAAGTCAAAGATATTCCCTATTTGTGATAGGAAGAGCAGGTTTGTTATAAATGAATTTAGATCCGGTTCATCAAGTCTGATTGATTTCTCCTCTTTTCGAGCTTTGAATGGTTTGTTTTTATTTAGAATGATTCCAAATTACAAAAGCTTTGAACTTTCCTTTACGCCAATGTTGATTTTCGCACGATGGTATGGTAAATTTGTGTTTCGAGGGGATAATTGTTCGATTGTATTGTTCTTTTAATTCATAATCAGCAGTTTAAGTAAACATAGTTTTTATCGGATACCAGAACATTGTTTAAAAATTGGTTTGGAGTTATCGGATTGATGTTTGCATTTTTAGATGTTTTGGCATCGGGTTGTTTGGGTAGATGAGTTTTGCCTTGAAAAGTCATAAAGACCACAGCAAATATCAACAAAACCGCAAACCAATGAAAACAAGATCTGTTCTTCTACTTTGCATGTCGATGGTTATTTCCATTCCGACGGTTACATCGCAGGATATTCCTCCCTCATTATCAGGTCATTCGGCGTATTATTCAGCTTCGGAGTCAAAAACATATTTATTTGGGGGTTATTTGAATGGTATGCTGGAATATAGTAATGAGATATGGGTTTGTAATCAATATGGTCAGTTTAGCCGAATTGAGCCAAACCCAGGATGCCCATTAAAGCCTCCAGCCAGGGCAAACCACACATCATGGCTGCATAATGGATTTCTTTATATTTCAGGAGGAGTTAATGCTACAAGTAACTGTATATCAGATACATGGAGGTTCAATCTCAGTACAAGGTGCTGGGAGCTGGTTTCAAACACTGGTCCTTGTTTGTCACGTCAGGCAACAGTGTTACCAGCCGGCAGCTCCTCAGTTTACCTGATCGGAGGGCGTACGGGAGCAAATCAATCCTCAGCTGGCTTCTATTCCTTGAATTTGAATAATCCCGCCTCTGGTTTTAGTTCGCTTCCGGCTTTGCCGGAACCGTTAATGGGAAGCGGTGGTTTTCAGAAAAATGGCAATGCCCATATTTTTGGAGGAATGTGGCATGATTGGGATCCGAATACACCTGGAAATCAGCCCAGCTACTCGCAGAACATCTGGAAGTACAGCGTACAATCAGGATGGGAAATGGTGCCCGCTACCGGAACTATTGATGAGCTTTACGGAATGGCAGGCACTCAGGACCCCGCTGGCACTTATTATTACGTGTTTGGCGGGTATAGCTATAATTACAGCAATAATACCCAGCTGTTTTCGAACAAGATATTCCGGTTAAACACCAACAGCTTCAACTGGATGCAGCTTCCCGTCACAATGCCCGAGGGTATGGCAGATTTCACAGCAACTTATATTCCAAGCAGCACCAAAAATGCCAACGACACTATTCTGCTCATTGGCGGAATATTACAGTCCGGGGCAAATATTCCACTCTACTTTAAGTTCTCGGTGGCCTCGAACACGCTGAGCAGTTTCATCCCAACCGGACTGGACCAGACTGCAACGAAACCATTATTTGAAGTTCACCCCAATCCGGTTCATGATTTGTTGCATTTATCATTGCCCGAAAACGAACTGCCTGATCGATTGACAATTTTCGATGCACAAGGCAGATGCCTGAAGGAAATTGCGAATGAAGTACCTGATGCGGTTGCTGTCGGTTTTCTTAAAGCTGGTGTTTACAAACTTTGTCTGAGCACTGCGAAGCATGTTTACACAACTACATTCGTAAAGTACTGATATTGATTTGCCATACTATAGGCTTGCAGAAGTCCCGGTTAGACTGACCAAATTTGTAGCAACGATGGGCTTTATAGAAGAAAACTGTTGATGTGCAATATCAACGTAAATAACTACTGAAATTTGTATTCAATCGTAAGCCAGTCTTCTTTAGTTCCAGACAAGCGTTGCCACTGACTTTGATGGGATTGAGCAGCTGAAGAACTTATTGCCCTGCCGCACGGTGAAGGTCTTGAAATTATTGTCGTAGTTGCTGATCACCAGGGCTTTTGATCCGTCGGTATTTACGAATGCCACTGCTTCGATATTGGTGAGCGATTGTGCCCAGAGGGCGGACACCCTTACCGCACCCGGGCGGACAAATTTCGAGAAGTGTCCGATGGCGTAGTATTCTTCGTTGAAGGTAATTTGTCGGGTGGATTGGTTGATGGTGACCACGCCGCGGCAGTTCGGACAGCCGTTATTTCGCGGGCCGTGGTATTCGTCCAATGCCAGGTTCCACATCAATGCCGATCGCGACCAGTTGAGGGCAGTGCCTATGAAAATGTTGCGCATATACCACATCAGGTTGTCCGAGAAATCAGGGGCCCATGCACCACCTGATATTTCTGTGAAGTGTAACTCCCTGTCGGGGTGGGCATTATGCACCGCCGACATGGCCGAGACCTGACCACCATAACCATGGAAAGCGCTTCCGGCAGTGAAGGCCTTGGCCTGGGGGTCGTTGAGAATTTGAATGGAGTAAGTCGTATTATCCCAGTTGTGGTCGTAATTGATGATTTTGGTACTCAACCCGGCCTGTGCAAATTTTGGTCCGAGGTGGTCGCGGATAAAGACGAGCTGTTCGCCCGATTGCATTTCCATGCAGGGATAGGCTGCAGTGAAATAAAGTGGCTCGTTTTGTGGAGTTACATGGCTGATGCTGATGCCTTTAGCCTGCATTGCCTGCACGTAACGCACAAAATAATCCGCATACACCGAATAGCAATCGGAGCGAAGTTTGCCGCCTTTGAGGCTGCCATTGGTTTTCATCCAGGCCGGGGCACTCCATGGCGAACCCATGATGAACAGGTCGGGCGCGATGGTTTTCACCTTTTGCATCACGGGGATCACATCCAAAGTGTCTTTGCTCAGGCTGAAGTTTTGCAACTGGAAGTCGGTATGTCCGGCAGGCAGGTCGTTGTAGGTATAGTCGGAGAGCGAGAAGTCGCTGGCGCCCATGGTCAGGCGTACAAAGCTGATGCCGATGCCTTTTTCCGGGTCAAAGAGTTTTTCCAGCAGGCTCTGGCTTTCAGTGGCATTGAGCACCCTGTTGATCAGGTAGGCCGACGAGCCAGTCATTGCAGCCCCGTAACCATCAATGGTTTGCATTTGAATGCTTGTGTCCACTGTGATCAGCGGCCACATGCCATCGTGCTGGCCGATGATGGGCAATCCGGCTTCCTTGCTGAGGAGTTTAAGCTGATCTCCACGGGTGAGCCATACCTGAGCGGTGGGGCCATCCGGACCCGGGGGTTCGGGATCGTCGGGTGGATTTGTTTTATTGCAGGCCGGGGGTAAAAATGAAGCCAGCAAAAGCATGATAATCAAGCTAACAGACATCAGGCGCGATTTTTCAGTCATTTTCATAAAATAATGAACAAAAATGGCCTCCGGCAGTCGGGACCACCGGAGGCAGGTGTGTTTAATATCCCGGGTTCTGGGTAAGCTTGGTGTTGTTGTCAATTTCGCGTTGCGGGATGGGCCAGAGCAGTTTGTTGGGGGTCACATTGTAGTTGAGCGGCGTGTTGTTCGGGCCTTTCACATTGTTCATCACTTCGATGGCCCTTCCGGTGCGTTTAAGGTCGTACCAGCGGTGTCCTTCGAAAGCAAGTTCTAGCCGGCGTTCCTTTTCGATGGCCAGTCTCATTTCGGCCTGGTTGCTGGCTGTGGTCGGAGGCAGGTTTACTCTGGCCCTGATCTGGTTTACGAGTGCGGCTGCGCCCTGCACATCACCCTGGGCGTTGAGCGCTTCGGCCTTGAGCAGCAAAATGTCGGCCAGACGCAGGAGGATGAAATTCTGCGGGCTGGGCATGGTAAAGTTTCTCCATTTGTTCACAAAGGGGAAGTTGGTCTGTGGCCAGTAAGGGTCGCTCCAGCGGCCGCTGACATCGAGAAAGATGATGCTGGCATTTTTGCGGATCATGTCGTTTTCGGCATCGAAGGCGGCAACCAGGTCGTTCGATGGGGTATTGAATTTTTTCCAGTCGAGGCCACGGAACATCGTTGTGCCCCAGTTGCCACTCGAAGGGGTGCCTTCGTAATTGATTTCGAAGATCGATTCGGCCGAGTTCTCGTGCTGGTTGTTCCAGAGCATTTCATAATCCGGCAACAGGCTGTAGCCTCCGGCAATCACGGCATCGCAGTATTGCAGCACCTTGTCCCATTGCGGGGGTTGGATGGTGGCATACACTTTGGCGAGCATGGCATTGGCTGCGCCACGTGTGGCATATCCCTTGTGCGGGGCGGTGATGCGGGCATGGTTGCGTGCCAGCTCGAAGTCTCTGATAATCTGTGCAAAGACAGAGTCTTTAGGTGCGCGGGCCGGAAACATGATGGGATAGATCTCGGGCAGCAGGTCAACACTTACGGTGGTCACTTCTTTGAGCTGCAAAGGCACATCGCCCCACAGCTGCACGGCCTGGAAGTACATAAATGCCCTGATCCAGGCTGCTTCGGCCTTGATCTCGATCTTCCGGGCATCCGACAGTCCTGGTACCTTGTCCACATTGTTGTACACCGAATTGGCCTTGCCTATGGTGCCGTACAAATAGGCCCAGTCGCGGCTGACATTGG from Bacteroidota bacterium includes:
- a CDS encoding RagB/SusD family nutrient uptake outer membrane protein, whose translation is MKRILNIILTTGIIYALSACNDFLDLQPVSQSIAVSNTSADSILYKTPAEVEAALAGVYDDFRNEYFSLDYYVNGDAQSDDAYAGADNPMNFQIDEFSIDATNTNVSRDWAYLYGTIGKANSVYNNVDKVPGLSDARKIEIKAEAAWIRAFMYFQAVQLWGDVPLQLKEVTTVSVDLLPEIYPIMFPARAPKDSVFAQIIRDFELARNHARITAPHKGYATRGAANAMLAKVYATIQPPQWDKVLQYCDAVIAGGYSLLPDYEMLWNNQHENSAESIFEINYEGTPSSGNWGTTMFRGLDWKKFNTPSNDLVAAFDAENDMIRKNASIIFLDVSGRWSDPYWPQTNFPFVNKWRNFTMPSPQNFILLRLADILLLKAEALNAQGDVQGAAALVNQIRARVNLPPTTASNQAEMRLAIEKERRLELAFEGHRWYDLKRTGRAIEVMNNVKGPNNTPLNYNVTPNKLLWPIPQREIDNNTKLTQNPGY
- a CDS encoding T9SS type A sorting domain-containing protein, giving the protein MKTRSVLLLCMSMVISIPTVTSQDIPPSLSGHSAYYSASESKTYLFGGYLNGMLEYSNEIWVCNQYGQFSRIEPNPGCPLKPPARANHTSWLHNGFLYISGGVNATSNCISDTWRFNLSTRCWELVSNTGPCLSRQATVLPAGSSSVYLIGGRTGANQSSAGFYSLNLNNPASGFSSLPALPEPLMGSGGFQKNGNAHIFGGMWHDWDPNTPGNQPSYSQNIWKYSVQSGWEMVPATGTIDELYGMAGTQDPAGTYYYVFGGYSYNYSNNTQLFSNKIFRLNTNSFNWMQLPVTMPEGMADFTATYIPSSTKNANDTILLIGGILQSGANIPLYFKFSVASNTLSSFIPTGLDQTATKPLFEVHPNPVHDLLHLSLPENELPDRLTIFDAQGRCLKEIANEVPDAVAVGFLKAGVYKLCLSTAKHVYTTTFVKY
- a CDS encoding glucan endo-1,6-beta-glucosidase — translated: MSVSLIIMLLLASFLPPACNKTNPPDDPEPPGPDGPTAQVWLTRGDQLKLLSKEAGLPIIGQHDGMWPLITVDTSIQMQTIDGYGAAMTGSSAYLINRVLNATESQSLLEKLFDPEKGIGISFVRLTMGASDFSLSDYTYNDLPAGHTDFQLQNFSLSKDTLDVIPVMQKVKTIAPDLFIMGSPWSAPAWMKTNGSLKGGKLRSDCYSVYADYFVRYVQAMQAKGISISHVTPQNEPLYFTAAYPCMEMQSGEQLVFIRDHLGPKFAQAGLSTKIINYDHNWDNTTYSIQILNDPQAKAFTAGSAFHGYGGQVSAMSAVHNAHPDRELHFTEISGGAWAPDFSDNLMWYMRNIFIGTALNWSRSALMWNLALDEYHGPRNNGCPNCRGVVTINQSTRQITFNEEYYAIGHFSKFVRPGAVRVSALWAQSLTNIEAVAFVNTDGSKALVISNYDNNFKTFTVRQGNKFFSCSIPSKSVATLVWN